In the genome of Leptolyngbya subtilissima AS-A7, one region contains:
- the psaB gene encoding photosystem I core protein PsaB has protein sequence MATKFPKFSQDLAQDPTTRRLWYGIATAHDFESHDGMTEENLYQKIFASHFGHLAIIFLWTSGNLFHVAWQGNFEQWIKDPLNIKPIAHAIWDPHFGQPAVDAFSQAGSSTPVNIAFSGVYHWWYTIGMRTNTDLYSGAVFLLILSAVFLFAGWLHLQPKFRPSLSWFKNAESRLNHHLAGLFGVSSLAWTGHLVHVAIPESRGVHVGWENFLSMKPHPEGLMPFFTGNWGVYAQNPDTSSHIFGTATGSGSAILTFLGGFHPQTESLWLTDMAHHHLAIAVIFIIAGHMYRTNFGIGHSIKEILNAHKPPGGGLGEGHKGLYDTYNNSLHFQLAFHLASLGVITSLVAQHMYALPPYAFMAQEYTTQAALYTHHQYIAGFIMVGAFAHGAIFLVRDYDPKANQNNVLYRVLEHKEAIISHLSWVSLFLGFHTLGLYVHNDVVVAFGTPEKQILVEPVFAQWVQACSGKLLYGFDTLLSNPDSVTQTANAVYLPGWFDAINSNKNSLFLTIGPGDFLVHHAIALGLHTTTLILVKGALDARGSKLMPDKKDFGYSFPCDGPGRGGTCDISAWDSFYLAMFWMLNTLGWVTFYWHWKHLAIWSGNVAQFNESSNYLMGWLRDYLWLNSSQLINGYNPYGMNNLAVWAWMFLFGHLVWATGFMFLISWRGYWQELIETLVWAHERTPLANLVRWKDKPVAMSIIQGRVVGLAHFTVGYILTYAAFLIASTSSRFG, from the coding sequence ATGGCAACTAAATTCCCAAAATTTAGCCAGGACCTGGCCCAAGATCCGACCACGCGTCGGCTCTGGTACGGGATTGCCACAGCCCACGACTTTGAAAGCCACGATGGCATGACGGAGGAGAATCTTTACCAAAAGATCTTCGCCTCCCACTTTGGCCACTTGGCAATCATCTTTCTGTGGACTTCGGGCAACCTGTTCCATGTCGCCTGGCAAGGCAACTTTGAACAGTGGATCAAAGATCCGCTCAACATCAAACCGATCGCCCACGCGATTTGGGATCCTCACTTTGGTCAGCCTGCGGTAGATGCCTTCTCTCAGGCTGGGTCTTCGACTCCGGTGAACATCGCGTTTTCTGGGGTGTACCACTGGTGGTACACCATCGGTATGCGCACCAACACCGATCTGTACAGTGGCGCTGTCTTTCTGCTGATTCTGTCGGCGGTCTTCCTGTTCGCAGGCTGGCTGCACCTTCAGCCGAAGTTTCGCCCCAGTTTGTCCTGGTTCAAAAACGCTGAGTCTCGCCTCAACCACCACCTGGCTGGTCTGTTTGGCGTCAGCTCGCTGGCCTGGACCGGTCACCTGGTACACGTGGCTATCCCCGAATCTCGCGGTGTCCACGTTGGTTGGGAAAACTTCCTCTCGATGAAGCCCCACCCCGAAGGCTTGATGCCTTTCTTTACCGGCAACTGGGGAGTCTATGCCCAGAACCCCGACACCTCTAGCCATATCTTTGGTACAGCGACTGGGTCTGGTTCTGCGATTCTGACCTTCCTAGGCGGCTTCCATCCTCAGACCGAGTCTCTCTGGCTGACGGATATGGCCCACCACCACCTGGCGATCGCGGTGATCTTCATCATCGCCGGGCACATGTACCGCACCAACTTCGGTATTGGCCACAGCATCAAGGAAATCTTGAATGCTCACAAACCACCCGGTGGCGGTTTGGGTGAAGGACACAAGGGTCTTTACGACACCTATAACAACTCGCTGCACTTCCAGCTAGCGTTTCACCTAGCTTCCCTCGGTGTGATCACCTCCCTGGTGGCGCAGCACATGTATGCGCTGCCCCCCTACGCCTTCATGGCTCAGGAGTACACTACTCAGGCAGCGCTCTATACCCACCACCAGTACATCGCTGGATTCATCATGGTGGGGGCCTTTGCCCACGGCGCGATCTTCTTGGTGCGCGACTACGACCCCAAAGCCAACCAGAACAACGTGCTGTACCGCGTGCTGGAGCACAAGGAAGCGATCATCTCGCACCTGAGCTGGGTGTCACTGTTCCTGGGTTTCCACACCTTGGGTCTGTACGTGCACAACGACGTGGTGGTAGCCTTTGGCACCCCCGAAAAGCAGATTCTGGTTGAGCCTGTGTTTGCCCAGTGGGTGCAAGCCTGCTCTGGTAAGCTGCTCTACGGTTTCGACACGCTGCTGTCGAACCCTGACAGCGTGACTCAAACCGCCAATGCTGTTTACCTGCCTGGCTGGTTTGATGCCATCAACAGCAACAAGAACTCGCTGTTTCTGACCATTGGCCCTGGCGACTTCTTGGTTCACCACGCGATCGCCCTCGGCCTGCACACCACCACCCTGATCTTGGTCAAGGGTGCGCTGGATGCCCGCGGTTCGAAGCTGATGCCCGATAAGAAAGACTTCGGCTACAGCTTCCCCTGCGATGGCCCTGGCCGTGGCGGCACCTGCGACATCTCCGCGTGGGATTCGTTCTACCTGGCGATGTTCTGGATGCTGAATACCCTTGGTTGGGTGACCTTCTACTGGCACTGGAAGCATCTCGCTATCTGGTCGGGTAACGTGGCTCAGTTTAATGAGTCGTCCAACTATCTGATGGGCTGGCTGCGCGACTACCTGTGGCTCAACAGCTCTCAGCTCATCAACGGCTACAACCCCTACGGCATGAATAACCTAGCCGTCTGGGCCTGGATGTTCCTCTTTGGGCACCTGGTTTGGGCTACCGGCTTCATGTTCTTGATCTCCTGGCGGGGCTACTGGCAAGAGCTGATTGAAACTCTTGTCTGGGCCCACGAGCGCACTCCCCTGGCGAACCTGGTTCGCTGGAAGGACAAGCCCGTTGCCATGTCCATCATTCAGGGTCGAGTTGTGGGTCTGGCTCACTTCACGGTGGGCTACATCCTCACCTACGCGGCCTTCCTGATAGCTTCAACGTCAAGCCGATTCGGCTAG
- a CDS encoding trans-sulfuration enzyme family protein, with protein MSPDATPFSSETQAIHSGRNIDSATGALTAPIHLSTTFERDGDGSYPKGYVYGRSGNPNRDALETALTTLEKGAETATFASGSTATFSLLQALGPADHVIAPQSVYFGVQQMLSQIFAPWGLSYTLVDTTDLAAVAEALRPNTRLLLIETPSNPQLAVTDIQAVADLAHQANAYLACDNTIASPVLQTPLTLGADFVIHATTKYLAGHGDVIGGAVVTRESNPLFDQLRLVQTIGGVVPSPFDCWLTLRGLQTLPLRVRAQAQAAQSIATWLSQHPTIEQVLYPGLPEHPGHEVAQKQMQGYGGLLSFLVKGDHDRAMEVAAKTNLIARATSFGSPHSAIEHRASIEQGTQTAPNLLRLSVGLEHVDDLIADLEQALSQ; from the coding sequence ATGTCTCCCGACGCCACGCCCTTTTCCTCAGAAACCCAGGCCATCCACAGCGGCAGAAACATTGACTCTGCCACCGGAGCCCTAACAGCACCGATTCATCTCTCCACCACTTTTGAGCGAGATGGCGATGGCAGCTATCCCAAGGGCTATGTCTACGGCCGCAGCGGCAACCCTAACCGCGACGCCCTCGAAACAGCCTTAACCACCCTGGAGAAGGGGGCAGAAACAGCCACCTTTGCCTCTGGGTCAACCGCCACCTTTAGCCTGCTGCAAGCCCTCGGCCCGGCCGATCACGTGATAGCACCTCAAAGCGTCTACTTTGGCGTGCAGCAAATGCTGAGCCAAATTTTTGCCCCGTGGGGCTTGAGCTACACCCTGGTGGATACAACAGACTTAGCGGCAGTAGCCGAAGCCCTGCGCCCCAACACCCGCCTGTTGCTAATCGAGACCCCCTCAAATCCACAACTGGCCGTCACTGACATTCAAGCGGTTGCTGACCTAGCACACCAAGCCAATGCTTACCTGGCTTGCGACAACACCATTGCCTCCCCAGTACTGCAAACTCCGCTCACCCTGGGGGCCGACTTCGTGATTCATGCTACTACTAAGTATCTGGCGGGCCATGGGGATGTAATTGGCGGCGCGGTGGTCACCCGCGAATCCAATCCACTGTTTGATCAGTTACGGCTGGTGCAAACCATCGGCGGCGTGGTGCCGTCTCCCTTCGACTGCTGGCTGACGCTGCGCGGTCTACAAACCTTGCCCCTTCGAGTACGTGCCCAAGCACAGGCGGCCCAAAGCATTGCCACCTGGCTATCCCAACATCCCACCATTGAGCAGGTACTTTACCCCGGACTGCCCGAACATCCGGGCCACGAGGTCGCGCAGAAACAAATGCAGGGCTATGGTGGCCTACTCTCATTCCTAGTAAAAGGCGATCATGACAGAGCTATGGAAGTCGCCGCCAAAACCAACCTGATCGCTCGTGCCACTAGCTTTGGCAGCCCCCACAGTGCGATCGAACACCGCGCCTCAATTGAGCAAGGCACTCAAACCGCGCCTAACCTGCTGCGACTCTCCGTTGGTCTAGAGCACGTAGACGATCTAATCGCCGATTTAGAGCAAGCCCTAAGCCAATAA
- the pgr5 gene encoding cyclic electron transport protein PGR5, whose product MFAPMVLLVRNIMGTPNFNKLRGQAIALHSRTITHFCNRFGIDSKERQALIRKAKANGQWLGFLA is encoded by the coding sequence ATGTTTGCACCGATGGTTCTGCTCGTTCGCAACATCATGGGAACCCCGAATTTTAACAAGCTGCGGGGACAGGCGATTGCGCTTCACTCCAGAACTATTACACACTTCTGCAACCGCTTTGGCATCGATAGCAAAGAGCGCCAGGCTCTAATTCGCAAAGCCAAAGCCAATGGCCAATGGCTCGGTTTTCTAGCCTAA
- a CDS encoding prepilin peptidase: MDALITSALVFLFGAAVGSFLNVVIYRVPAGLSLLHPPSRCPKCHTQLKPYDNVPVLGWLWLKGRCRYCRTSISPRYPLIEAFTGALFLATFWLFGPTWLTVGYWLFLSWLVALAFIDIDTLMLPNALTQSGLGLGLAVKFALPLLQGESWPSPMQSLLGGILGAVLGIWLFDLITLFASAALGQTAMGGGDAKLAAMLGAWLGWQGVLLSGFLACVVGAAVGGGAIALKLISRRQPMPFGPFLAIGAVITVFWGDVLIGAYRSLFFPTL, from the coding sequence ATGGATGCCCTCATCACCTCTGCCCTGGTTTTTCTGTTTGGTGCCGCCGTGGGCAGCTTTCTCAATGTGGTGATCTATCGGGTACCAGCGGGGTTATCGCTGCTGCACCCGCCGTCTCGCTGTCCTAAGTGTCATACCCAGCTCAAACCCTACGACAACGTGCCGGTGCTAGGCTGGCTCTGGCTCAAAGGGCGCTGTCGCTACTGCCGTACGTCTATTTCTCCTCGCTACCCGCTGATTGAGGCGTTTACAGGAGCGCTGTTTTTAGCGACGTTCTGGCTGTTTGGCCCCACTTGGCTCACGGTGGGCTATTGGCTATTTCTGAGTTGGCTAGTGGCGCTGGCGTTTATTGATATCGACACTCTGATGCTGCCAAATGCGCTCACTCAGTCGGGATTGGGATTGGGGTTGGCGGTGAAGTTTGCCCTGCCGCTATTACAGGGTGAATCGTGGCCCAGCCCTATGCAAAGCCTCTTGGGAGGAATCCTAGGGGCGGTCTTGGGCATTTGGCTGTTTGACCTGATCACCCTATTTGCCTCAGCAGCATTAGGACAAACGGCCATGGGGGGCGGCGATGCAAAACTGGCAGCTATGCTGGGAGCGTGGCTGGGCTGGCAGGGAGTGTTGCTCAGCGGATTTTTGGCCTGTGTAGTAGGGGCGGCGGTGGGGGGAGGTGCGATCGCCCTCAAACTCATCAGCCGCCGTCAGCCGATGCCCTTTGGCCCATTTTTAGCGATCGGTGCTGTGATCACGGTGTTCTGGGGTGACGTACTGATTGGGGCTTACCGATCGCTGTTTTTCCCCACCCTTTGA
- the psb34 gene encoding photosystem II assembly protein Psb34: MFTTTQLDNGILNNYAVEPEVYFASYPSPEQQKGYALQAAIATLFVAGLMLVTLAVS, from the coding sequence ATGTTCACCACTACCCAACTCGACAACGGCATTCTCAACAACTACGCCGTAGAGCCCGAAGTGTATTTCGCGTCCTATCCTTCGCCTGAACAGCAAAAGGGCTACGCGCTGCAAGCCGCGATCGCCACTCTCTTCGTAGCTGGTCTAATGCTGGTCACCCTGGCAGTCAGCTAA
- a CDS encoding DUF4160 domain-containing protein, with protein MPTVLRKDGFDFRMYFDDHIPAHVHAFKGDGEAKLNLGDPLTQPTVLVAYNMSSKEARQALAIVLEYQTELLKRWVEMHG; from the coding sequence ATGCCAACGGTATTGAGAAAAGATGGCTTTGACTTTCGGATGTATTTTGATGATCACATCCCTGCCCACGTTCATGCGTTCAAGGGCGATGGAGAGGCCAAACTCAATCTGGGAGATCCGCTGACTCAGCCTACAGTGCTGGTGGCCTACAATATGAGCAGTAAAGAGGCTAGGCAGGCGCTAGCGATCGTGCTGGAATATCAGACCGAACTTTTGAAGCGTTGGGTAGAGATGCATGGTTGA
- a CDS encoding DUF2442 domain-containing protein, with the protein MVDLDDAQFLEQYQRAVAAANQASATEPRAIAASYDVVNHLIMIRLNSGAVFSFSPDIAQGLAGASAESLAAVEITPSGEGLHWKRLDADFSVSGLLGGCFGTKAWMAKLQEQWASQQAS; encoded by the coding sequence ATGGTTGATCTAGATGATGCTCAGTTTCTAGAGCAGTATCAGCGGGCCGTAGCAGCTGCTAACCAAGCTAGCGCTACAGAACCTAGAGCGATAGCTGCCTCTTACGATGTTGTAAATCACCTGATCATGATTCGACTAAACAGTGGTGCAGTATTTAGCTTCTCGCCTGACATTGCTCAGGGGTTAGCTGGAGCATCGGCTGAGAGTTTGGCAGCGGTTGAGATAACCCCTTCTGGAGAAGGGCTGCACTGGAAAAGGCTTGATGCTGATTTTTCTGTTTCAGGTTTGTTAGGCGGTTGTTTTGGAACTAAGGCCTGGATGGCTAAGTTACAAGAGCAATGGGCTAGTCAGCAAGCTTCATAA